A stretch of Allostreptomyces psammosilenae DNA encodes these proteins:
- the rpsT gene encoding 30S ribosomal protein S20 — translation MANIKSQIKRIKTNEKARQRNKAVKSELKTAIRSTREAVAAGDVEKATAAARLASRKLDKAVSKGVIHKNQAANKKSALASQVASLQG, via the coding sequence GTGGCGAACATCAAGTCCCAGATCAAGCGGATCAAGACCAACGAGAAGGCGCGCCAGCGGAACAAGGCCGTCAAGTCGGAGCTGAAGACCGCGATCCGCAGCACCCGTGAGGCCGTCGCCGCCGGCGACGTCGAGAAGGCCACCGCGGCCGCCCGCCTGGCCAGCCGCAAGCTGGACAAGGCCGTCTCCAAGGGCGTGATCCACAAGAACCAGGCCGCCAACAAGAAGTCGGCCCTGGCTTCCCAGGTCGCCTCCCTCCAGGGCTGA
- the lepA gene encoding translation elongation factor 4, which translates to MPATPTNVPEPSRTDPALIRNFCIIAHIDHGKSTLADRMLQLTGVVEQRQMRAQYLDRMDIERERGITIKSQAVRLPWAPVRGEDGAVGRTHILNLIDTPGHVDFTYEVSRSLAACEGAILLVDAAQGIEAQTLANLYLALENDLTIIPVLNKIDLPAAQPEKYAAELAHIIGCDAADVLKVSAKTGQGVEELLDECVRQIPAPVGNPDGPARAMIFDSVYDSYRGVVTYVRVVDGQLSKRERIAMMSTKASHELLEIGVISPEPKAADGLGVGEVGYLITGVKDVRQSKVGDTITSASKGAVEPLGGYKDPKPMVFSGLYPIDGSDYPLLRDALDKLLLNDAALVYEPETSAALGFGFRVGFLGLLHLEIIRERLEREFNLDLIATAPNVVYRVVMEDGTEHVVTNPSEFPEGKIAEVHEPMVRATVLTPNDFVGAVMELCQSRRGNMQGMDYLSEDRVELRYTLPLAEIVFDFFDALKSKTRGYASLDYEPTGEQSAALVKVDVLLHGEKVDAFSAIVHKDKAYHYGVQMASKLRELIPRQQFEVPIQAAIGARVIARETVRAIRKDVLAKCYGGDISRKRKLLEKQKEGKKRMKMVGRVEVPQEAFIAALSTDTDGGGGDKGKK; encoded by the coding sequence GTGCCCGCGACCCCCACGAACGTGCCGGAGCCGAGCCGCACCGATCCGGCGCTGATCCGCAACTTCTGCATCATCGCCCACATCGACCACGGCAAGTCCACGCTCGCCGACCGGATGCTGCAGCTCACCGGTGTGGTCGAGCAGCGCCAGATGCGCGCCCAGTACCTGGACCGCATGGACATCGAGCGTGAGCGCGGCATCACGATCAAGTCGCAGGCGGTGCGGCTGCCGTGGGCGCCGGTCCGGGGCGAGGACGGCGCGGTGGGCCGGACCCACATCCTCAACCTCATCGACACGCCGGGTCACGTCGACTTCACCTACGAGGTCTCCCGTTCGCTGGCGGCCTGCGAGGGCGCGATCCTGCTGGTGGACGCCGCGCAGGGGATCGAGGCCCAGACGCTGGCCAACCTCTACCTGGCGCTGGAGAACGACCTCACCATCATCCCGGTGCTGAACAAGATCGACCTGCCGGCGGCGCAGCCGGAGAAGTACGCCGCGGAGCTGGCGCACATCATCGGCTGCGACGCGGCGGACGTGCTGAAGGTCTCGGCGAAGACCGGCCAGGGCGTGGAGGAGCTGCTGGACGAGTGCGTCCGGCAGATCCCGGCGCCGGTGGGGAATCCGGACGGCCCGGCGCGGGCGATGATCTTCGACTCGGTCTACGACTCCTACCGGGGCGTGGTCACCTACGTGCGGGTGGTCGACGGGCAGCTCTCCAAGCGGGAGCGGATCGCCATGATGTCGACCAAGGCGAGCCACGAGCTGCTGGAGATCGGGGTGATCTCGCCGGAGCCGAAGGCCGCCGACGGCCTGGGCGTGGGCGAGGTGGGGTACCTGATCACCGGCGTGAAGGACGTGCGCCAGTCCAAGGTGGGTGACACGATCACCTCGGCCAGCAAGGGGGCCGTCGAGCCGCTGGGGGGCTACAAGGACCCCAAGCCGATGGTGTTCTCCGGCCTGTACCCGATCGACGGCTCGGACTACCCGCTGCTGCGCGACGCGCTGGACAAGCTGCTGCTCAACGACGCGGCGCTGGTGTACGAGCCGGAGACCTCGGCGGCGCTGGGCTTCGGTTTCCGGGTGGGCTTCCTCGGCCTGCTGCACCTGGAGATCATCCGGGAGCGGCTGGAGCGGGAGTTCAACCTCGACCTGATCGCCACGGCGCCGAACGTGGTGTACCGGGTGGTGATGGAGGACGGCACCGAACACGTCGTCACCAACCCGAGCGAGTTCCCGGAGGGGAAGATCGCCGAGGTGCACGAGCCGATGGTGCGGGCCACCGTGCTGACGCCGAACGACTTCGTCGGCGCGGTCATGGAGCTGTGCCAGTCGCGGCGCGGCAACATGCAGGGGATGGACTACCTCTCCGAGGACCGGGTGGAGCTGCGGTACACCCTCCCGCTCGCGGAGATCGTCTTCGACTTCTTCGACGCGCTGAAGTCGAAGACCCGCGGGTACGCCTCGCTGGACTACGAGCCGACCGGGGAGCAGTCCGCGGCCCTGGTGAAGGTGGACGTGCTGCTGCACGGGGAGAAGGTGGACGCCTTCTCGGCGATCGTGCACAAGGACAAGGCGTACCACTACGGCGTCCAGATGGCCTCGAAGCTGCGTGAGCTGATCCCGCGCCAGCAGTTCGAGGTGCCGATCCAGGCCGCCATCGGCGCGCGGGTGATCGCGCGTGAGACGGTGCGCGCGATCCGCAAGGACGTGCTGGCCAAGTGCTACGGCGGTGACATCTCGCGCAAGCGCAAGCTGCTGGAGAAGCAGAAGGAAGGCAAGAAGCGGATGAAGATGGTGGGGCGCGTGGAGGTGCCCCAGGAGGCCTTCATCGCGGCCCTGTCCACCGACACCGACGGCGGCGGCGGCGACAAGGGCAAGAAGTAG
- a CDS encoding ComEC/Rec2 family competence protein: MTGLLPLPAPATAVPRPAAAASRPPAAPTDLRLALPAGVAWAAAAAALSGTPGAAWAAAGVLLAAAVVAWAVARPGRSAVRRRAGPPRRGLTVVGALLCAAVVCAACAARLTTVRGGPLAEPAARRATVTAWFTVTADPERSPAAGAPLAEHDQATLEVRVERVALPGEGPPRRLRAPVLLVVTGGPTGAWLDLQPSTRVEATVQLAEAGPGEHLAAVAFAHGPPRVLAAPHPVQRAAETFRAGLRAVTDRLHPHARALLPGLVVGDTSRMPDGLTEAFRRTDLLHLTAVSGTNLTILLAVVVGPGGLSRAARSERGGPAGRLGLPLRWVAALGTLLVVAFVVLCRPQPSVLRAAAMGLIGMAALALGRRRQAVPAVAGATLALLLLDPWLSRSWGFALSVAATTALVTLGRRWGEALCRRGWPGPPARLVGGAAAVQVCCAPLAVVFTGQASVVGVVCNLLVEPAVAPATVLGFLALGCAPFAPAVGGALAWLAAWPARWIAAVAEQGAALPGATVAWPSGWAGGALLAVVATALVAVARRAARRPPVAALAAVALLLALVRPQPVTGALTAPLTGWPPAGWRLVACDVGQGDALVVRAGEGSALVIDAGPDPEAVDDCLRDLGVRSVPLVILTHPHADHVAGLPGVLRGRAVGAVQVPPPPTPEDRARWWADDADDAAEELVARWAEEAGVPLLLAAAGERRAVGGVSWRVLWPRAGPDGTLLSSAQARAAPGHNNSSVALEMEVDGLRVVALGDLEPEAQRLLMREHPELPAADVLKVAHHGSGMQEHELTGRLAPRVAVISCGAGNGYGHPAPTTLRALEAVGATVLRTDRHGDVAVAGGGDAPRAVIRGSSASDDRG, translated from the coding sequence GTGACCGGCCTCCTCCCGCTCCCCGCGCCGGCGACGGCCGTGCCCCGTCCCGCGGCAGCGGCGTCCCGCCCGCCGGCCGCACCCACCGACCTGCGGCTGGCGCTCCCCGCCGGGGTCGCCTGGGCCGCCGCCGCGGCCGCCCTGTCCGGGACGCCCGGGGCGGCCTGGGCGGCCGCCGGGGTGCTGCTGGCGGCGGCCGTCGTGGCCTGGGCGGTCGCCCGCCCGGGCCGCTCGGCGGTGCGGCGCCGGGCCGGGCCGCCGCGCCGGGGCTTGACGGTCGTCGGCGCCCTGCTGTGCGCGGCGGTGGTGTGCGCCGCCTGCGCGGCCCGGCTGACCACGGTCCGCGGCGGTCCGTTGGCCGAGCCGGCCGCCCGCCGGGCCACGGTCACCGCCTGGTTCACCGTCACCGCGGACCCGGAGCGGAGCCCCGCCGCCGGCGCCCCGCTCGCCGAGCACGACCAGGCGACGCTCGAAGTCCGGGTGGAACGGGTCGCGCTGCCGGGCGAGGGCCCGCCGCGGCGGCTGCGCGCGCCGGTCCTGCTCGTGGTCACCGGCGGGCCGACCGGCGCCTGGCTGGACCTCCAGCCCTCCACCCGGGTGGAGGCGACCGTCCAGCTCGCCGAGGCCGGGCCCGGGGAGCACCTCGCGGCGGTCGCCTTCGCCCACGGCCCGCCGCGCGTCCTCGCCGCGCCCCACCCGGTGCAGCGGGCCGCGGAGACCTTCCGGGCCGGCCTGCGCGCCGTCACCGACCGGCTGCACCCACACGCGCGGGCGCTGCTCCCGGGCCTCGTGGTGGGTGACACCTCCCGGATGCCGGACGGACTGACCGAGGCGTTCCGCCGCACCGACCTGCTGCACCTGACCGCCGTCTCCGGCACCAACCTCACCATCCTGCTGGCGGTGGTGGTCGGGCCGGGCGGACTGTCCCGGGCGGCCCGGTCCGAGCGAGGCGGGCCGGCCGGCCGGCTGGGCCTGCCGCTGCGGTGGGTGGCCGCCCTGGGGACGCTGCTGGTGGTCGCCTTCGTGGTGCTGTGCCGGCCGCAGCCGAGCGTGCTGCGGGCGGCGGCGATGGGCCTGATCGGCATGGCGGCGCTCGCCCTGGGCCGGCGGCGGCAGGCGGTGCCGGCCGTGGCGGGGGCGACGCTGGCGCTGCTGCTGCTCGACCCCTGGCTCTCCCGGTCCTGGGGGTTCGCCCTCTCCGTGGCCGCCACCACGGCCCTGGTCACGCTGGGCCGGCGCTGGGGCGAGGCGCTGTGCCGCCGGGGGTGGCCGGGGCCGCCGGCCCGGTTGGTGGGCGGCGCGGCAGCCGTCCAGGTGTGCTGCGCCCCGCTGGCGGTGGTGTTCACCGGGCAGGCCAGCGTGGTGGGCGTGGTCTGCAACCTGCTGGTGGAGCCGGCGGTGGCCCCGGCCACCGTGCTGGGCTTCCTGGCGCTGGGCTGTGCCCCGTTCGCGCCCGCGGTGGGCGGCGCGCTGGCCTGGCTGGCGGCCTGGCCGGCGCGCTGGATCGCGGCCGTGGCCGAGCAGGGCGCCGCCCTGCCGGGCGCCACGGTGGCCTGGCCGTCCGGTTGGGCCGGTGGGGCGCTGCTCGCGGTGGTCGCCACGGCGCTGGTGGCCGTCGCGCGCCGGGCGGCGCGGCGGCCGCCGGTGGCCGCGCTGGCCGCCGTGGCGCTGCTGCTGGCGCTGGTGCGCCCGCAGCCGGTGACCGGCGCCCTGACCGCCCCGCTGACCGGCTGGCCGCCGGCGGGGTGGCGTCTGGTGGCCTGTGACGTCGGCCAGGGCGACGCGCTGGTGGTGCGCGCCGGCGAGGGCAGCGCCCTGGTGATCGACGCGGGCCCCGACCCGGAGGCGGTGGACGACTGCCTGCGCGACCTCGGGGTGCGCAGCGTGCCGCTGGTGATCCTGACCCACCCGCACGCCGATCACGTCGCGGGCCTGCCCGGGGTGTTGCGCGGCCGGGCGGTGGGGGCCGTGCAGGTTCCGCCGCCGCCGACGCCCGAGGACCGGGCGCGGTGGTGGGCGGACGACGCGGACGACGCGGCCGAGGAACTGGTGGCCCGCTGGGCGGAGGAGGCCGGGGTGCCGCTGCTCCTGGCGGCGGCCGGTGAGCGGCGCGCCGTGGGCGGGGTGAGCTGGCGGGTGCTGTGGCCGCGCGCCGGGCCGGACGGAACGCTGCTGTCCTCGGCGCAGGCCCGGGCGGCCCCGGGGCACAACAACAGCAGCGTCGCCCTGGAGATGGAGGTGGACGGTCTGCGCGTGGTGGCCCTCGGCGACCTGGAGCCGGAGGCGCAGCGGTTGCTGATGCGGGAACACCCGGAGCTGCCCGCGGCCGACGTGCTGAAGGTCGCCCACCACGGCTCCGGCATGCAGGAGCACGAGCTGACCGGCCGGCTGGCGCCGCGGGTGGCGGTGATCTCCTGCGGCGCCGGCAACGGCTACGGGCATCCGGCGCCGACCACCCTGCGGGCCCTGGAGGCGGTGGGGGCGACGGTGCTGCGCACGGACCGGCACGGCGACGTCGCGGTCGCCGGCGGCGGGGACGCCCCGCGCGCGGTGATCCGCGGCTCCTCGGCCTCCGACGACCGCGGCTAG
- the holA gene encoding DNA polymerase III subunit delta translates to MARKKDEDDLLAPVTLAVGPEELLQDRVAAAVLRAAREVDPDTDVNDLQPGSLQPGRLAELLSPSLFAERKVIVVRAAQDLGADVIKELKAYLAAPDESTALVLLHAGGAKGKGLLDAARKAGAREVACAKLTKAAERLAFVRGEFRAAGRQASEDACRSLLDAVGSDLRELASACAQLVADIEGPVDAAAVARYYSGRAEATSFQVADRAVEGRAAEALEQLRWALAVGVAPVLVTSALAQSVRAIGKVGSAQQRGVRGADLARELGMPPWKVEQTRKQARSWSPQGVALALRAVAEADLAVKGGGYDPAYALERAVVTISRAARMR, encoded by the coding sequence GTGGCCAGGAAGAAGGACGAGGACGATCTGCTCGCGCCGGTGACGCTGGCGGTCGGCCCGGAGGAGTTGCTGCAGGACCGCGTCGCCGCGGCGGTGCTGCGGGCCGCCCGCGAGGTCGATCCGGACACCGACGTCAACGATCTGCAGCCCGGCTCGCTCCAGCCGGGGCGGCTGGCCGAACTGCTCAGCCCGTCGCTGTTCGCCGAGCGCAAGGTGATCGTGGTGCGCGCGGCGCAGGACCTCGGCGCGGACGTGATCAAGGAGCTGAAGGCGTACCTGGCCGCGCCGGACGAGTCCACGGCGCTGGTGCTGCTGCACGCGGGCGGCGCCAAGGGCAAGGGGCTGCTGGACGCGGCCCGCAAGGCGGGGGCCCGTGAGGTGGCGTGCGCCAAGCTCACCAAGGCCGCCGAGCGCCTGGCGTTCGTCCGCGGCGAGTTCCGCGCGGCCGGGCGGCAGGCCAGCGAGGACGCCTGCCGCAGCCTGCTGGACGCGGTCGGCAGCGACCTGCGCGAGCTGGCCTCGGCCTGTGCCCAGCTGGTGGCGGACATCGAGGGGCCGGTGGACGCCGCCGCCGTGGCCCGCTACTACTCCGGGCGGGCGGAGGCGACGAGCTTCCAGGTCGCCGACCGGGCCGTGGAGGGGCGGGCGGCGGAGGCGCTGGAGCAGCTGCGCTGGGCCCTGGCCGTGGGGGTGGCCCCGGTGCTGGTGACCAGTGCGCTGGCGCAGAGCGTGCGGGCGATCGGCAAGGTGGGGTCGGCGCAGCAGCGCGGGGTGCGCGGTGCCGACCTGGCGCGGGAGCTCGGGATGCCGCCGTGGAAGGTGGAGCAGACCCGCAAGCAGGCGCGCTCGTGGAGCCCGCAGGGGGTGGCGTTGGCGCTGCGGGCGGTGGCCGAGGCCGATCTGGCGGTCAAGGGCGGCGGTTACGACCCGGCCTATGCCCTGGAGCGGGCGGTGGTGACGATCTCCCGGGCGGCCCGGATGCGTTGA